In Virgibacillus sp. NKC19-16, a single genomic region encodes these proteins:
- a CDS encoding ATP-grasp domain-containing protein encodes MHAWLIYSRKDVDQNSAYIDWFIKEAAYQHISLELVLREEITIGVQDHQRIIKRNGKTVSKPAFAIVRTIEPLLNLHLETCGLTVFNSADVSRVSNDKALTHHHMIDLDVPMVDTFFFKKDVIPNSPPIPYPLVIKEAAGRGGNQVYYIESEQVWLDCMSTIRGDYVIQSSHVQLGKDLRVFVVGKEIIGAILRENSQDFRANFKLGGSARLYELQEEELAIINKIISQFNFDMVGIDFLIGLNGELLFNEIEDVVGSRTLSAVSNANILEKYVAHIKSEMNKRNSRKLT; translated from the coding sequence ATGCATGCATGGTTAATTTACAGCAGGAAAGACGTTGATCAAAACAGCGCTTATATTGATTGGTTTATCAAAGAAGCTGCGTATCAGCATATATCACTTGAATTAGTCCTCCGGGAAGAAATAACGATTGGTGTACAGGATCATCAACGAATCATTAAACGAAATGGAAAAACCGTCTCTAAACCAGCCTTTGCCATTGTACGCACCATTGAACCGTTATTAAATTTACACCTGGAAACTTGTGGTCTCACCGTTTTTAATTCAGCTGATGTATCTCGCGTCAGTAACGATAAAGCATTAACCCACCATCATATGATAGATCTTGATGTTCCGATGGTTGATACGTTTTTTTTCAAAAAAGATGTAATACCGAATTCACCGCCTATTCCCTATCCGTTAGTCATAAAAGAAGCAGCTGGCAGGGGTGGAAATCAGGTTTATTATATAGAAAGTGAACAAGTGTGGCTCGATTGTATGTCAACCATACGTGGTGATTACGTTATCCAGTCATCTCACGTACAGCTGGGGAAGGATCTACGCGTGTTTGTGGTGGGAAAAGAAATTATTGGTGCGATCTTGCGGGAAAATAGCCAGGATTTCCGGGCCAATTTTAAACTTGGTGGCTCCGCCCGGTTGTATGAACTTCAAGAGGAGGAACTGGCTATAATAAACAAAATTATAAGTCAATTTAATTTTGATATGGTAGGTATAGACTTTTTAATCGGCTTAAATGGAGAATTACTCTTTAATGAAATAGAAGATGTGGTAGGATCAAGAACATTGAGTGCAGTTAGTAATGCAAATATTTTAGAAAAATATGTAGCCCATATAAAAT